Proteins from a single region of Terriglobia bacterium:
- a CDS encoding S9 family peptidase, translating into MRSSDWRLALCTLCVATLPLAAKDPGRIEKDKVMNPPQSDTQPPSTPVARWILLGPALDPLPVFHDEATGRYGIEELLKAERFPMRSWRPTEGGEASWFGGGHLKWASRDATPDGLVTLDAPEGAMPGVPATAWLAAYLTVDRYRSLDLEVRGTQPRRAWLDGESVATGGTDKDPKKPGSVEASLGLTTGKHLLLVETVLDPARPGAWTLGAFLRSPKNEGGPGFVATLDPAWDLDVRDILDAPQITALAVSPEGTEIAVTLSRVVPSTDDAEAWVEIRSAADGALLRAWRGSPGVKQVAWDPEGHWLSYVTEAKGGPGDTERSTIWLLDRRTQEVRPLLERVENLTGYAWSPDGRAIVYASSVKPEPDKRGITRFDGLLDRQKDYRTKSYLHLVTVPDGTRRRLTAGALTASGTAFSPDGRNLLFVREVEDFGARPYTRKEVWQLDLSDLSAVKLRDARWLESAQYAPDGKRILFQAGPSEFGSAGVNVPPGTIPNEGDGQLYVLDPATSQVEAITRDFDPSVTSAVWSRVDGNIYLEAEDRDRVRLYRYEVASGIFTPISTECDVVQELSLAERAPVAAASGTSPWSPERLAVADLKSGTSKVLLEPAATWFAGMRKGTVEPWTFAAQSGRTIDGRVYLPPGFDPARPEKYPVIVYYYGGTSPVSREFGGRYPKEWWAGQGYVVYVLEPSGATGFGQPFSALHVNDWGEITSDEIIEGARKFLEAHPYADPKRVGCIGASFGGFMTELIVTKTDLFAAAVSHAGISSISSYWGEGYWGYSYSALATAGSFPWSRKDIYVDRSPLFRADKARTPILLTHGSADTNVPPGESASFFAALKLLGVPVEYVQVDGMDHLILDHAKRIVWSRTILAWFDRWLKNQPEGWEALYPKPK; encoded by the coding sequence ATGCGTTCCTCGGATTGGCGACTCGCGCTCTGCACGCTCTGCGTCGCGACCCTTCCGCTCGCGGCGAAGGACCCGGGTCGAATCGAGAAGGACAAAGTGATGAACCCTCCCCAGAGCGACACCCAACCTCCTTCGACGCCGGTGGCGAGATGGATTCTTCTCGGGCCGGCTCTCGATCCGCTCCCGGTGTTTCACGACGAAGCAACGGGTCGTTACGGCATCGAGGAACTTCTCAAGGCGGAGCGGTTCCCGATGCGATCCTGGCGCCCCACGGAGGGCGGGGAGGCATCGTGGTTCGGCGGCGGCCACCTGAAGTGGGCCTCGCGAGACGCCACCCCCGACGGCTTGGTCACCCTCGACGCGCCCGAAGGTGCGATGCCGGGGGTGCCAGCGACGGCGTGGCTCGCCGCGTATCTAACCGTCGACCGCTACCGCTCGCTGGACCTCGAGGTGCGGGGCACCCAACCGCGTCGGGCGTGGCTGGACGGCGAATCGGTGGCAACGGGCGGGACCGACAAGGACCCGAAGAAGCCCGGTAGCGTCGAGGCGTCGCTCGGGCTCACCACCGGGAAGCACCTCCTCCTCGTCGAGACGGTGCTCGACCCCGCGCGGCCCGGAGCCTGGACGCTCGGTGCGTTCCTGCGGTCGCCCAAGAACGAGGGAGGCCCCGGGTTCGTGGCGACGCTCGATCCGGCCTGGGACCTCGACGTCAGGGACATTCTCGATGCGCCGCAGATCACCGCACTGGCGGTCTCCCCCGAGGGGACCGAGATCGCGGTCACGCTCTCCCGGGTGGTTCCGTCGACCGACGATGCGGAGGCCTGGGTCGAGATTCGCTCCGCCGCCGACGGCGCGTTGCTTCGCGCGTGGCGCGGCAGTCCCGGCGTGAAGCAGGTCGCTTGGGACCCGGAGGGGCATTGGCTCTCCTACGTGACCGAGGCGAAGGGCGGCCCAGGCGACACCGAGCGCTCGACGATCTGGCTTCTCGACCGACGCACCCAGGAGGTACGTCCTCTCCTCGAGAGGGTCGAGAACCTGACCGGGTACGCGTGGTCGCCCGACGGGCGCGCGATCGTCTACGCCTCGAGCGTCAAGCCCGAGCCGGACAAGCGGGGCATCACGCGCTTCGACGGGCTGCTCGACCGCCAGAAGGACTACCGCACGAAGAGCTACCTCCACCTCGTGACCGTCCCGGACGGGACGCGCCGTAGGCTCACCGCGGGTGCGCTCACCGCGAGCGGCACCGCGTTCTCGCCCGACGGCCGGAATCTCCTCTTCGTCCGCGAGGTCGAGGACTTCGGCGCGCGGCCGTATACCCGGAAGGAGGTCTGGCAGCTCGATCTCTCCGACCTATCGGCCGTCAAGCTCCGCGACGCGCGCTGGCTCGAGAGCGCGCAGTACGCGCCCGACGGGAAGCGGATCCTCTTCCAGGCGGGCCCCTCGGAGTTCGGCTCGGCGGGGGTCAACGTGCCCCCGGGAACGATACCGAACGAAGGAGACGGACAGCTTTACGTCTTGGACCCGGCGACGAGCCAGGTCGAGGCGATCACCCGGGACTTCGATCCGTCCGTGACCTCCGCCGTCTGGAGCCGGGTGGACGGGAACATCTACCTCGAGGCCGAGGACAGAGACCGAGTGCGCCTCTACCGGTACGAGGTCGCGTCCGGGATCTTCACCCCCATCTCGACGGAATGCGACGTCGTTCAGGAGCTGTCTCTCGCCGAGCGGGCGCCGGTGGCCGCGGCCAGCGGGACTTCCCCCTGGAGCCCGGAGCGGCTCGCGGTCGCCGACCTCAAAAGCGGCACGTCGAAGGTCCTGCTCGAGCCCGCGGCGACGTGGTTCGCCGGGATGCGGAAGGGAACCGTGGAGCCCTGGACGTTCGCGGCGCAAAGCGGCCGGACGATCGACGGGCGAGTCTACCTTCCGCCCGGCTTCGATCCGGCACGCCCCGAGAAGTACCCGGTGATCGTGTACTACTACGGGGGGACCTCCCCGGTCAGCCGCGAGTTCGGCGGCCGCTACCCGAAGGAGTGGTGGGCCGGGCAAGGATACGTGGTCTACGTGCTCGAGCCCTCCGGCGCGACCGGGTTCGGGCAGCCGTTCTCCGCGCTGCACGTCAACGACTGGGGAGAGATCACCTCCGACGAGATCATCGAGGGCGCCCGGAAATTCCTCGAGGCGCATCCTTACGCGGACCCGAAACGGGTCGGCTGCATCGGAGCGTCGTTCGGCGGGTTCATGACGGAGCTGATCGTCACCAAGACCGACTTGTTCGCCGCGGCGGTCTCGCACGCCGGGATCTCGTCCATCTCGTCGTACTGGGGGGAGGGATACTGGGGATACTCGTACAGCGCCCTTGCGACCGCCGGGTCGTTTCCCTGGAGCCGGAAGGACATCTACGTCGATCGCAGCCCCCTGTTCCGGGCGGACAAGGCGCGCACCCCGATCCTCCTGACGCACGGATCCGCGGACACGAACGTCCCGCCCGGGGAGAGCGCCTCGTTCTTCGCGGCGCTCAAACTGCTCGGGGTCCCGGTCGAGTACGTGCAGGTGGACGGCATGGACCACTTGATTCTGGACCACGCCAAGCGGATCGTGTGGTCGCGGACGATCCTCGCCTGGTTCGACCGGTGGCTCAAGAACCAGCCGGAGGGCTGGGAGGCGCTCTACCCGAAACCGAAGTAG
- the lepA gene encoding translation elongation factor 4 has protein sequence MKSQRIRNFSIIAHIDHGKTTLSDRLLERTGAVPDREMHDQMLDAMDLERERGITIKSHAVTLAYRAKDGQDYILNLIDTPGHVDFSYEVSRSLRACEGALLIVDASQGVEAQTLANTYLAVENDLEVIPVLNKIDLPGADVDRVKEQIESIIGIDTAHTIAASAKEGTGIDEILESIVSLVPPPRGSYDAPPKALIFDSWYDAYRGVVMLVRVEDGTFRKGMRIRLMNTGGTYDIEDMGVFSPKSTPRTELSVGEVGFVIANMKKISDCQIGDTVTEERNPTHAPYPGFREAKPMVFAGLYPTDAAEYENLRDAMEKLRLNDSAFNYEPETSGALGFGFRCGFLGLLHMEIVQERLEREFDLDLVTTAPGVSYRVTTHRGETIEVHNPSKLPPPQNLASIEEPVILAMIITPPEYVGNILKLAEERRGIQRKLSYLSKTRVLLEYDMPLNEVVLDFFDKLKSCSRGYASLDYQLAGYRESDMVKLDLLVNGEPVDALSLICHRAKSEQKGHALAVKMKELIPRQLFEVVIQAAIGSRILCRTTVRPMGKNVLAKCYGGDVTRKRKLLEKQKEGKKRMKRVGRVDIPQDAFLAILKVD, from the coding sequence TCAAGTCCCACGCGGTGACCCTCGCCTACCGGGCGAAGGACGGCCAGGACTACATCCTGAACCTGATCGACACCCCGGGCCACGTGGACTTCTCCTACGAGGTCTCCCGCAGTCTCCGGGCATGCGAGGGGGCGCTCCTCATCGTGGACGCGAGCCAGGGGGTCGAGGCCCAGACGCTCGCCAACACCTACCTCGCCGTGGAGAACGACCTCGAGGTGATCCCGGTCCTCAACAAGATCGATCTGCCCGGCGCCGACGTGGACCGCGTGAAGGAGCAGATCGAGAGCATCATCGGGATCGACACCGCGCATACCATCGCGGCCTCCGCGAAGGAGGGGACCGGCATCGACGAGATCCTCGAGTCGATCGTGTCGCTCGTCCCGCCTCCCCGCGGCTCCTACGACGCGCCGCCCAAGGCCCTGATCTTCGACTCGTGGTACGACGCGTATCGCGGTGTCGTCATGCTCGTGCGGGTCGAGGACGGGACGTTCCGCAAGGGGATGCGGATCCGCCTCATGAACACCGGCGGGACGTACGACATCGAGGACATGGGCGTCTTCTCGCCCAAGTCCACACCGCGAACCGAGCTGTCCGTCGGCGAGGTCGGCTTCGTCATCGCCAACATGAAGAAGATCAGCGACTGCCAGATCGGCGACACGGTCACCGAGGAGCGCAACCCGACCCACGCCCCGTACCCGGGATTCCGCGAGGCGAAGCCGATGGTGTTCGCGGGGCTCTACCCGACCGACGCCGCGGAGTACGAGAACCTCAGGGACGCCATGGAGAAGCTCCGGCTCAACGACTCCGCCTTCAACTACGAGCCGGAGACCTCGGGCGCCCTCGGATTCGGCTTCCGCTGCGGCTTCCTCGGCCTGCTCCACATGGAGATCGTCCAGGAGCGACTGGAGCGCGAATTCGACCTGGACCTCGTCACCACGGCCCCCGGGGTCTCGTACCGCGTCACCACCCACCGGGGGGAGACGATCGAAGTCCACAACCCCAGCAAGCTCCCTCCGCCTCAGAACCTCGCCTCGATCGAGGAGCCGGTCATCCTCGCGATGATCATCACACCGCCGGAGTACGTCGGGAACATCCTGAAGCTCGCCGAGGAGCGCCGCGGGATCCAGAGGAAGCTCTCCTACCTCTCCAAGACCCGGGTCCTCCTCGAGTACGACATGCCGCTCAACGAGGTCGTGCTGGACTTCTTCGACAAGCTCAAGTCCTGCTCCCGCGGCTACGCCTCCCTGGACTACCAGCTGGCGGGCTACCGCGAGAGCGACATGGTCAAGCTCGACCTCCTGGTGAACGGCGAGCCGGTGGACGCGCTGTCGCTGATCTGCCACCGGGCCAAGTCCGAGCAGAAGGGGCACGCTCTGGCGGTCAAGATGAAGGAGCTGATCCCGCGACAGCTGTTCGAGGTGGTGATCCAGGCGGCCATCGGCAGCCGGATCCTCTGTCGGACCACCGTGCGCCCGATGGGGAAGAACGTCCTGGCGAAGTGCTACGGCGGCGACGTGACCCGCAAGCGTAAGCTCCTCGAGAAGCAGAAGGAAGGGAAGAAGCGGATGAAGCGGGTCGGCCGCGTCGACATCCCGCAGGACGCCTTCCTGGCGATCCTGAAGGTGGATTGA